A region of the Desulfocurvus vexinensis DSM 17965 genome:
GGGGCCAGAGCAGCACGCTGACGGCAAAGGCGCAGCCCACGCCGATGGCGATTTCCAGCACGCGCTCCAGGCCGAAGAGCAGGCGGCCCTCCTGCTGGCCCAGGCTGGCCAGGAACACGATGCAGGTGGTGATGGCGGCCATGCGGTAGCGCGCGTTGTAGCGCGTCATGTAGGCGCAAAACGCCACGGACAGGAACAGGGCCAGGTAGGTCATGGCCGGGGTCTGGGGGAAGGCCAGGATGGCCACCACGGCGAAAAGCGCGCCGATGGCCGTGCCCGAAAGGCGGTACCAGCACATCTGCACCGAGTCGGCCACCGAGAGCTGCATGACGATGACCGCAGACAGGGCCGCCCAGTAGCCGAATTGCAGGTCCAGGGCCTGGGCCGCGGCGAAGGCGGCCACCGAGGCCAGGCCGGTTTTCACGCCGTGGCGGACGTGGGCGGTGGTGGAGTCGGGGTCGATGTGGGTCATGGGGCGTCTCCGTGGGCAGCCGCAGCCGGGCGGGGGGGCTGGCGCGGCCCGGGGCGGCCCGGGGCGGCGGGGCACCACCGGGAAGCGGGCGCCGGGGCCGATGGTCCGGCGGCGCGGGCTGCGGCGCGGGCTGCGGCATGGGCACGGCTGTGCTCATGGCACCCTTTGCGGCCCAAGGCAAGGCCGGAGTGGGGGGCGGATTTCCGGGCGCACGGCAAGCAGCATCCGCCCGCCCTCGGCCATGAACAGGACAAGACCGGGAAGGGGCACGGATTTCCGGGGCCTGCCGGCCCACGGGGCGCCCGAGGGCCGCGCCGGATCAGACGGCGCGCCGGAAGGGGCGTCCATGGGCGCGGCGCGGGTGGCGGGGCTGGGGGTGCAGGCAGAGGGCGGGCGGAAAGGAAAACTGGCCGATGCCAGACCCCGGGGCGGGGTTGCCCCGTCCCCCCCGGTCAGCCCCGCACCCAAGCGCCCCCGCATTGACGCCCTCCCCCACCCCAGGCTAAGAAACCCCACCCTGCCCGGGTGGTGGAACTGGTAGACACAAGGGACTTAAAATCCCTGGGCCGCAAGGCTGTGCGGGTTCAAGTCCCGCCCTGGGCACCAGAACAAATTCAGGTGGTTACGGAGGCATTGGGTGCTGCCGTAGGCGCCTGTTTTTCACTCGTGACGCCGGGCTGTGCCCCAAAGGTGTCCCGGTTTGCCCGCGCCCGCGTCCGCCCCCGCGCCGCCTTGCCTTTCCCTCCGGCGGGCGGTATCGTGCGCCATGCAGTGCACAGGGCCTTGCCGGGCCGTTCCAGGAACCCCCTATCCGGGAAGACCTTCCCCATGAGCTTCACCCTCTGGTTCACCGGGCTGTCCGGCGCGGGCAAGACCACGTTGTCGCGCTGCGTCTACATGGAGCTGCGCCGTCGGGGGCTGGCTGCGGAGCTGCTGGACGGCGACCTCATCCGTAACAACTTCAGCTCCGAGCTGGGCTTTTCGCGCCGCGACCGCGACGTGAACGTGCGGCGCATCGGTTTTGTTTCGCACCTGCTCAACCGCCACGGGGTCATCAGCGTGGTGGCGGCCATCGCACCCTACGCCCAGGCCCGCGAGCAGAACCGCGAGCTGCTGGAGACCTACGTCGAGGTGTTCGTGAACTGCCCGCTGGAAGTCACCGAACGCCGCGACGTCAAGGGTCTCTATGCCCGGGCCCGGGCCGGGCAGATCGCCAACTTCACTGGAATTTCGGACCCCTACGAGGAGCCGGCCGCCCCCGAGGTCACCTGCTTCACGGACCGCGAGGATGTGGCCGCGAGCGTGGGCCGGGTGGTGGACTACCTGGAGGGCTGCGGCCTCGTGCCTCCGGCGGACCAGTGCCGTCTGGTGGAGACCTGCGAGCAGGACGACCGCCAGTGGCGCAACAGGCTGGCCCGCCTGGGCTACGCCAGGGCCGACTGAGGGCTGCGCGCCACGCGGGCGCGCAGCGCACGGCTTTCCAGGCCCGGGGGCGATCCCGGGCCTTTTTACGTCTGCGGGGCGGGAGGCGGCGGGGCGTCGGCGCCGGGGAGGTGCGGCTCCGCCGCGCGGGGCAGGGCCAGCAGGGCGCCCAGCAGCAGCCAGAAGATGCGCTGGTAGAGCACCTCGTGGACCTGGCAGAACACCGCGAAGCCCAGCAGCACGAGCCCCAGGGCCCGGGCGTGGGCCGCGCCCCGCCAGCCGCGCAGGGCGTGGCGCCCCAGGAGCGCGACCCCCGCGAGCAGCACGGCCATGCCCGCCAGCCCGAACTCGGCCAGCACCCAGATGGGCGTGCTGTGGACGGTGATGGCCTGGCCGACCAGGGCCTGGCTCTTGGCGTAGAACACCCCCAGCCCGCTGCCCAGGACGGGGGCCTGGGTCCACAGCCTCAGGGCTTCCCAGTTGGCGCTCCAGCGGGCGTGCTCCAGGATCGCGGCGCTGCGCAACTGGGCGTCGGTCAAGGGTTGTTCGATGATGCGCCCTGGCAGGGCGTAAAGGAAGCGCGAGGCGTCGGGCGAAGCCACGGGGTGGGCCAGGACCCAGAGGCCCAGGGCGATGGCCCCGGCCGTCAGCAGCGTGCGGACCGGGAGCCGCCCGGCGGCCCAGGCGGCGGCCAGGAGCAGCGCCGCCGTCCCCAGCCCCGCGCGCGAGCCGCTGAGCAGCAGCCCGCCCAGCAGCAGGCCCAGGGCCAGCCCCAGCACGGAGCGCCGCCCGGCCCGCGCCGTGGCCCGGGCATGCACGGCGGCGTAGCCCAGCAGGGCCCCGGTCACACAGAGCAGCTGGAAGGAGAAGGCGTTGCGGTTGGCCGCGTAGCCCGCGAAATTCGAGTCCCGGGGCAGGTCGAACCCGTACAGGGCCAGCCCGCGCAGCACGATCTGCAGGACCACGATGGTGCAGGCCACGGCGGCCAGGATTTCCACCACGCGGCGCAGCCCGTGGGCGCCGTGGTGGGCGACGAGCAGGGCGCCGCCCGCGCAGTAGCCCAGCAGCACCAGCGCGCCCATGCCCCGGCCGCCCGCCCACTGGGTCGGGCCCACCTCGCGCAGGCCGAGCAGCAGCCCCGTGCCCAGCACGAGCAGCGCGCAGGCCAGCACGGCGTTGAACCCCGGCACGCGCCAGGCCGGGAGCCGCCGCTGGGCCAGGCAGTGCAGGGTCAGCGCGGCCAGGGCCAGCAGGGCGAAGGGGTCGGCCAGGTTGAGGTTGGTCGTCGTGCCAGCCAGCACGACGTGGACCTGGAAGAACACGGCCACGGCCATGACCGCGCCCAGCAGCCAGGAGGAGGTGCGCTCCATGAGCGCGGGTGGCTGGGCGGCGGCCTCGGGCGCGGCGGCGGGCGCCCCGCCCCGGCGCAGCAGCAGCGGGGTCGTGGCCAGCAGCACGGCGGTGGAGCACAGGCCGATGAGGATGGACACCGCCAGGGCGTCGGGCGCGGGCACGCCGAGCTTGCCCAGGCAGTAGACCGCCGCCAGCTCGCGGGTGCCCCAGCCGCCCACGCTCAGGGGCAGGCTGGCGGCGAAGCTGACCACGGCAGAGGCCGCGAACAGGTCCAGCAGGGCGACCTGCGGGGCCACGGTGTGGAAGCCCAGCACGAAGCAGGAGATCATCACCGCCTGCCCGAGCAGGGTCACGCCGAGGGTCTCGCCCACCTGGATCAGCTTGGGCCAGCGCAGGCAGCTGCGCAGCAGGCCGCGCTCGAAGCGTCCGCCGCCAAGCAGCAGGCTCAGACCGTAGCCGCAGGCCCCGGCCAGGGCCACCTGGGGCAGGGACAGTTCGCTGACCATGTGCATGGCGCTGTCCCACTCCATGAGCAGGAAGGCGCCGACCAGGGCCAGGGTGCCGCTGGCGGCGGCCAGCAGGATTTTTTCGTAGGCGGCGATGGAGGTGTTGACCAGGGGCGGCACGCCCGCGCCCCGCAGCAGCGCCTGGCGCCCGGCCACCTGCCCGACCAGGGGGATGAAGAACAGCCCGGCCACATGGCCCCCCAGGTTGGCGCGCAGGGCCGTGCCCCAGGGCAGGGCGATGGAGAAATGGGCCGCGATGCGCCAGAAGCGGAAGGACACCAGCAGCAGGTTGAGCGCGAAGAGCACCGCCAGCACGGCCAGCAGGCCGGGCGGGAAGGTGGCCAGGCGCCGCAGGGCCTGGGCCGGGTCCACCATCCAGGCCAGACCGGCCAGCAGGGACAGCGAGACGAGGCCCATGGCCATGCGCCGGGCCGAAAGCCCGCCGCGCGGGGCCGTTGCGGTTTTTGGGGCAGGAGGCATGCGGTCTCGTGTGCTTCGTGGCAGGTGCCGCCCGTCGGCTTGCCAGGGTTGACGGGTGCCGCCCGGCCCTGTTGCGGGGGGTGATGACCGGGGTTTGGTGTGTTGTCCGTCCGCTTGGGGGACATTCCATCATCTGGCGGCCTTTTTCAACAACAAGTTGCGGGTTCCCTGGCCGGGGGCCTTTGCGCGGCGGCGCTGCCCGGCCCGCAGGGCCCATGGCTGCGGGCGAAATTCGCCCTGCCGGGGCAGGCGCGAAGGGCCGCCCCCGGTGCATGCCGGCGGCGGCCCCTGGGCGGCGCAAGGGCGGGTGCGGGTCAGCAGGCGCCGCCGGTCCGGCCCGGGCGCAGCACCCGGCCCGGGCGGGCGTCCGTGGGCTGGCCGTCGCGCAGGCACACGGCGCCGCCGACCACCACGAGGTCGATGCCCTCGGGCGCCGCCGCCGGGTCGGCGAAGGTCGCCGTGTCGCGCAGGCGGTCCATGTCCAGCAGCACCAGGTCCGCCGCCAGGCCCGGGGCGATGACGCCCCGGTCGAACAGGCCCATGCGCTGGGCGGGCATGGCGCTCATCTTGCGCACGGCCTCTTCCAGGGACAGCACGCCGCGCTGGCGCACGTAGCGGTCCAGCACGCGCGGGAAGGTGCCCGAGAGCCGGGGGTGCGACTTGCCCCCCGGGGCGCAGGGGATGGAGTCCGAGGCCACGATGGACGCCGGATGGCGCATGATGCGCTCCATATCGTCCTCGCTGATCATCTTGTAGGCGCAGGTGTCCTCGCCCCGGTTGCGCACGATGAGGTCGAAGGCCGCGTCCAGGGGGTGGCGGCCCATGTCCGCCGCGGCCTCGGCCAGGGTCCGGCCCTCGTACTGCGGGGTCTTGGGGAAGAAGAGCAGGATCACGCCCTGGGCCCCGCCGCTGTTGCGGTAGTAGTTGTCCCATCCGCCGGGGCCGTCCTCGATCTCGGCGCGCAGGCGTTCGCGCACGGCGGGGTCGGCCAGCCGCGCGGCCAGGGCGCCCATGCCGCCCTCCTGGACCCAGGCGGGCAGGATGGCCCGCAGGGTGGTGCTGGCCGCGTCGTAGGGGTAGAAGTTCAGGGTCACGTCCTGGCCCTGGGCCCGGGCCTGGTCCACCAGGGCCAGGGTCCGGCCCACCAGCCCGTAGTTCTGCATCCCGCAGGCCTTGTGGTGCGAGATCTGGGCCGCGACGCCCGCGCGCCGCCCGACCTCGATCAGCTCGGCCACGCTGGCCACCACATCGTCGGACTCGTTGCGCATGTGGCTTTCGTACAGCCCGCCCAGGGGCGCCAGGCCCCGGGCCACCTCCACCAGCTCGTCGGTGTCCGCGTAGATGCCCGGGGCGTAGATCAGCCCGCTGGTCATGCCCACGGCGCCCTCGGCCATGCACCGGGCGGCCAGCTCGCGCATGGCGGCCAGCTGCGCGGGGCTCGCGGGCTGGTCCGAAAAGCCCATGACCGCGATGCGCAGCGTGCCGTGGCCCACGAAGCTGACCACGTTGGTGCCCAGGGGCAGGGCCTCCAGGTGCGCCAGCCACTGGGCGAAGCTGCGCCAGGTCCACGGCGGCTGGACCCCGGCCTTGAGGAAGCCCGCGTAGGCGTCCAGCAGGGCGAGGTGCTCGTCGCACACCGGGGCGGCGCTGTAGCCGCAGTGGCCGATGGCCTGGGTGGTCACGCCCTGGCGCAGCTTGCCCGTGGCGTCGGGGCTGCGCAGCAGGTCGAAGTCCGAGTGGGTGTGCATGTCGATGAAGCCCGGGGCCAGATAGCGGTCCTGGGCGTCCACGACCTCGGCGGCGGGCAGGCTCGCCGCCCCGGGGCCCATGGCCACGATGCGCCCGCCCCGGGCGGCCACCGCGCCCCGGAACCAGGGCGTGCCCAGGCCGTTGACGATGCGCGCGTTGGTGATCAGCAGATCGGCTTGCATGGTCGAGCCCCCCCTACCAGGCGCCCACGGCCTGCGGCCCGAGCACCAGGCTCGGCAGCCAGCACGACAGGGCCGGGACGTAGGTGGTCAAAAGCAGCACGGGGATGCCCACCCAGCACAGGTAGCGCAGCATGATGGGCAGCACCTCCTGGTAGGTGCTGCCCGACAGCCGCGTGCCCACGAAGATGGACATGGCAAAGGGCGGGGTGATGACCCCCAGGCCCACGTTGACGATGCAGATGGCCCCCAGGTGCACGAGGTTCACGCCCAGCCCGGTCATCAGCGGCAGCACCAGCGGCACGCTGAGGATCAGGATCGGGATGGCCTCCACGAACATGCCCATGAGCAGCAGGAAGGCGTTCATGGACAGAAGGATCATGAACCGCGAATCGAAGGTGCCGAGCATCAGTTCGGCCAGGTGCTGGGCCACGCCCGCGCGCACCAGATAACGCCCGAGCACCGTGCCCGAGGCGATGAGCAGGGCGATGACGCCGATGGAGACCAGCGACCCGGCGATGGCCCGGTTCAGGCCCGGTAGGGTCAGCTTGCGGTAGACGAACAGGCCCACGAGCACGCAGTAGACCACGGCCACGGCCCCGGCCTCGTTGGGCGTGCAGATGCCCCCGTAGATGCCCACCAGGATGACGATGGGGCAGCCCAGGGCGGGCAGGGCGCCCATGGTCGCGCCGCGCAGGCGGGCCAGGCGCTGGGGCAGGGTCATGTCCGGCTCGACATGCTCGGCCTTGGCGGGGTCGATGTAGCGGTGGCAGATGCCGTAGTTGAGGATGGCGTAGCCCAGGGCCAGCAGCAGGCCGGGCACGACCGTGGACAGGAACACCGCCGCCACGGACTGCTGGGCCACCAGGCAGTAGATCAGCGCGGGCACGCTGGGCGGGATGAGGTAGCCCAGGAAGCTCGCGCTGCACAGCACGGAGGTGGTGTACTCCTTGCGGTAGCCGTACTTCTCCAGGCGCGGCACCAGCAGCGGCACCAGGGCCGAGATGCAGGGCACCGACGAGCCCGTGAGCGCACTCATGAACAGCGTGGCGATGATGCCCACCAGGGCCATGCCGCCTTTGACCTTGCCCACCAGCAGGTGCGAGAAGCCCACAATGCGGTCGGCCAGCCCGCCCTCGGAAATGAGGCTCCCGGCGAAGACGAAGAAGCCGATGGCCATGAGGGTGTAGCTGTTCAGGGAGTGGTAGAAGGTGCCGATGATGAAGGTGTCCGGCATGCCGGACACGCCCAGGCCCAGGCCCGTGCTGGCCAGGAACAGCCAGCCCAGGGGCACGGCCAGCACCAGGCCCGCCAGGAAGGCGCCCACGGCGAAAAGGACTCCGCTGGTCATGGGGTCACCTCCGTGGCGGCGCCCGGGGCCTTGCGCAGGGCCGCGACGCCCGTGCCGACGCGGTGCGCGGCGTGGAGAGCGCACAGCACAAGCATCAGGAAAACGGTCTGGCGGATCCAGCTGGTGTCGAACCAGCGCACCAGGGTGCCGTATTCGGGATATTTCAGGGCGTGGCGAAAGAGCTTGAAGCCCATGGGCAGCATGTAGACGATGATGCCCAGGGTCAGGGCGTCCACCCCCACGCGGTACACCTGCCGGGCCCGGGGGCGGCCCTCGAAGGCCAGGTCCATGAACACGTCCACCGAGGTGTGGGCCCCGGCGCGGGTGGTCAGGCTGATGGACAGGATCATGGTCGGCACGAAAAGGTACAGGGTCAGGTCGCCGAGCCACATGATTTCGAGGTGCAGGATGTAGCGGTTGAGGACCTGGGCGAAGGCCATGAGCGAGCAGAGCACGAGCCCGGAGTAGCACAGGGTGCTTTCCAGCAGCGCGATGGCCCGGATCAGGGTCAGGTAGAGTCGTTTCATGCTGTCTCCCGGGGCTGTGGACCATGCGGGGGGCCGGGCGGCCCCCCGCTGCGGCGCGGGCCGGGCCTAGTTGGCGGCGCGGGCCTTGTCGCGGATGTCGGCCAGGGCCTGCTGGAGCTTGGCGCTCATGTCCTGGCCGGGGTAGTGCTGCTCCAGCCAGGGCTCGCACAGCTCCTTCCAGATGGGCGCCACGTCCGAGGCCTCGCGCAGGGCGTCGCGCTCGGCGTCGGTCAGGCGGACCACGGTGAACCCGGGCTGCTGCTCGAGCTTGCGGATGTAGTCGGCCTCGGCCTTGCGGTGCAGCTCGTTGGCGTAGTGCTGGGCCTCGGCGGCGGCGCGGGTGACTCCGGCCTTGAGCTCGTCGGGCAGGGCGTCCCAGGCGTCCTTGTTGATGGCCACGTTCTGGTTGTCCCAGCAGAAGTTGAGGTCGGAGTAGAACTTCATGACCTCGTAGTGCCGCTCGTCCACCAGGGATGGCCACATGGTCCAGCAGCCGTCCACCACGCCGCGCGACAGGGCGTTGTAGATTTCGGACCAGGGCAGGGTGGTCAGGGTCATGCCCGTGCCCTTGCCCATGTTCTCCAGGGCGCGCACCAGGCCCAGGGAGCTGGACACGCGGATCTTCAGGTTCTTGAAGTCGGCGGTGGTGCGGATGGGCCGCACGGTGTTGCCGATGCCGTAGGCGCCCTGGGAGACGTGGAAGAGGGTGTGCATGCCCACTTCGTTGTAGGCCTTCTCGATGACCTCGGAGAGCACGCCGGTTTCGGGGGCGAAGGCCAGCTCGGCCTCCTCCCAGGAGGCGATGGTCCAGGGCATCCAGTTGAGCACGCCGCCGGGAATCAGGCTCACGTAGGGCGAGAAGGTGCCGATGGTGATGCTGCCGTCCTGCACGCCGTGGAAGGTCTCGTCGTGGTTGCCCAGCAGACCGTCCACGAAGAGTTCGATCTCCACGCGGCCGTCGGTGTACTCCTTGGTCTTGTCGATGAAGTACTGGTAGGCCTGGT
Encoded here:
- a CDS encoding TRAP transporter small permease — its product is MKRLYLTLIRAIALLESTLCYSGLVLCSLMAFAQVLNRYILHLEIMWLGDLTLYLFVPTMILSISLTTRAGAHTSVDVFMDLAFEGRPRARQVYRVGVDALTLGIIVYMLPMGFKLFRHALKYPEYGTLVRWFDTSWIRQTVFLMLVLCALHAAHRVGTGVAALRKAPGAATEVTP
- the cysC gene encoding adenylyl-sulfate kinase, with translation MSFTLWFTGLSGAGKTTLSRCVYMELRRRGLAAELLDGDLIRNNFSSELGFSRRDRDVNVRRIGFVSHLLNRHGVISVVAAIAPYAQAREQNRELLETYVEVFVNCPLEVTERRDVKGLYARARAGQIANFTGISDPYEEPAAPEVTCFTDREDVAASVGRVVDYLEGCGLVPPADQCRLVETCEQDDRQWRNRLARLGYARAD
- a CDS encoding lysylphosphatidylglycerol synthase transmembrane domain-containing protein; translation: MPPAPKTATAPRGGLSARRMAMGLVSLSLLAGLAWMVDPAQALRRLATFPPGLLAVLAVLFALNLLLVSFRFWRIAAHFSIALPWGTALRANLGGHVAGLFFIPLVGQVAGRQALLRGAGVPPLVNTSIAAYEKILLAAASGTLALVGAFLLMEWDSAMHMVSELSLPQVALAGACGYGLSLLLGGGRFERGLLRSCLRWPKLIQVGETLGVTLLGQAVMISCFVLGFHTVAPQVALLDLFAASAVVSFAASLPLSVGGWGTRELAAVYCLGKLGVPAPDALAVSILIGLCSTAVLLATTPLLLRRGGAPAAAPEAAAQPPALMERTSSWLLGAVMAVAVFFQVHVVLAGTTTNLNLADPFALLALAALTLHCLAQRRLPAWRVPGFNAVLACALLVLGTGLLLGLREVGPTQWAGGRGMGALVLLGYCAGGALLVAHHGAHGLRRVVEILAAVACTIVVLQIVLRGLALYGFDLPRDSNFAGYAANRNAFSFQLLCVTGALLGYAAVHARATARAGRRSVLGLALGLLLGGLLLSGSRAGLGTAALLLAAAWAAGRLPVRTLLTAGAIALGLWVLAHPVASPDASRFLYALPGRIIEQPLTDAQLRSAAILEHARWSANWEALRLWTQAPVLGSGLGVFYAKSQALVGQAITVHSTPIWVLAEFGLAGMAVLLAGVALLGRHALRGWRGAAHARALGLVLLGFAVFCQVHEVLYQRIFWLLLGALLALPRAAEPHLPGADAPPPPAPQT
- a CDS encoding N-acyl-D-amino-acid deacylase family protein, encoding MQADLLITNARIVNGLGTPWFRGAVAARGGRIVAMGPGAASLPAAEVVDAQDRYLAPGFIDMHTHSDFDLLRSPDATGKLRQGVTTQAIGHCGYSAAPVCDEHLALLDAYAGFLKAGVQPPWTWRSFAQWLAHLEALPLGTNVVSFVGHGTLRIAVMGFSDQPASPAQLAAMRELAARCMAEGAVGMTSGLIYAPGIYADTDELVEVARGLAPLGGLYESHMRNESDDVVASVAELIEVGRRAGVAAQISHHKACGMQNYGLVGRTLALVDQARAQGQDVTLNFYPYDAASTTLRAILPAWVQEGGMGALAARLADPAVRERLRAEIEDGPGGWDNYYRNSGGAQGVILLFFPKTPQYEGRTLAEAAADMGRHPLDAAFDLIVRNRGEDTCAYKMISEDDMERIMRHPASIVASDSIPCAPGGKSHPRLSGTFPRVLDRYVRQRGVLSLEEAVRKMSAMPAQRMGLFDRGVIAPGLAADLVLLDMDRLRDTATFADPAAAPEGIDLVVVGGAVCLRDGQPTDARPGRVLRPGRTGGAC
- a CDS encoding TRAP transporter substrate-binding protein; translation: MRTKSLLTILALALVLAMGLAAPAAAAQAEYKWTFSQPWVRPLANQAYQYFIDKTKEYTDGRVEIELFVDGLLGNHDETFHGVQDGSITIGTFSPYVSLIPGGVLNWMPWTIASWEEAELAFAPETGVLSEVIEKAYNEVGMHTLFHVSQGAYGIGNTVRPIRTTADFKNLKIRVSSSLGLVRALENMGKGTGMTLTTLPWSEIYNALSRGVVDGCWTMWPSLVDERHYEVMKFYSDLNFCWDNQNVAINKDAWDALPDELKAGVTRAAAEAQHYANELHRKAEADYIRKLEQQPGFTVVRLTDAERDALREASDVAPIWKELCEPWLEQHYPGQDMSAKLQQALADIRDKARAAN
- a CDS encoding TRAP transporter large permease, which translates into the protein MTSGVLFAVGAFLAGLVLAVPLGWLFLASTGLGLGVSGMPDTFIIGTFYHSLNSYTLMAIGFFVFAGSLISEGGLADRIVGFSHLLVGKVKGGMALVGIIATLFMSALTGSSVPCISALVPLLVPRLEKYGYRKEYTTSVLCSASFLGYLIPPSVPALIYCLVAQQSVAAVFLSTVVPGLLLALGYAILNYGICHRYIDPAKAEHVEPDMTLPQRLARLRGATMGALPALGCPIVILVGIYGGICTPNEAGAVAVVYCVLVGLFVYRKLTLPGLNRAIAGSLVSIGVIALLIASGTVLGRYLVRAGVAQHLAELMLGTFDSRFMILLSMNAFLLLMGMFVEAIPILILSVPLVLPLMTGLGVNLVHLGAICIVNVGLGVITPPFAMSIFVGTRLSGSTYQEVLPIMLRYLCWVGIPVLLLTTYVPALSCWLPSLVLGPQAVGAW